In Trichoderma asperellum chromosome 1, complete sequence, a single window of DNA contains:
- a CDS encoding uncharacterized protein (EggNog:ENOG41~SECRETED:SignalP(1-21)), whose product MKAINVALLFYTAFAIEAATAATRLELPQHRHQRRLFQSNSTLENVQGSLLSTGNTAVEDTLWKPTEFATKYNKLSISKTDSAPTAEFNATEGSFLYQASPSTSSSPSTTPVPSAEVDDLKRPTSLSATDSIHETGEHSQISTPIPNYIIESSSSTLSTTSWRNVDASVFSSVVPTTGGKFNIFPTNSSLINTTSIVPCTPLPGDRAVTEYSVVYTTTITFYGNSTDYTPPYSPITTPNYCSPTGEALITFYSTTHISNSTAPETAATFSTASATIDFSIPALAAPLPTITFSFDLPEIITPAPDATGGNGGGITVTMRPFLSFTRRIITFITTDKNPSVVFAPEPTPDFSPTWITGDIGDGIHRTRDVIDNPPTGTPISNLLQSVKQPPAPTFRVTAGGDQVIINGKTVSGLRPSQTTTITVGTDVFTIFPTAVVGLGSTVTKPAPQEVSTPTPAVTSGVLGGVPVIISGTKAVVDGITLSISPEKATTTISGQRVVFGTGIIAVGHETLIFQDLSPRPTHDIVTGGEMVTAIGSSIVVLHSTTITYGANIAPKQTIINGETITIGPRGVSLHSTILGGPSANSTNTEYEIVGGITVGKLLPSLVVVNGVTYSINIDGDLSNVETTVIDNQTITIGPNGLILSSQTLTYPESSVTATLLPSMPNFPAKTGNQDDLGGDDESSAVSIRLELSALFICLAISVWVTI is encoded by the exons ATGAAAGCAATAAATGTTGCGCTGCTGTTTTATACAGCATTTGCCATAGAGGCTGCTACAGCGGCTACGAGACTAG AACTTCCGCAGCATCGCCACCAGCGACGCCTGTTTCAGTCCAATAGTACCTTGGAAAATGTCCAAGGTAGCCTCTTGTCGACAGGTAATACCGCGGTCGAGGATACACTCTGGAAACCGACAGAATTTGCTACCAAATACAACAAACTTTCTATATCCAAGACAGATTCTGCACCAACGGCGGAATTCAATGCCACAGAAGGTTCATTTTTATATCAAGCGTCCCCATCAACATCCTCTTCACCATCTACCACGCCCGTACCAAGTGCTGAAGTCGATGATCTCAAGAGACCTACTTCACTATCAGCGACCGATAGCATACACGAGACGGGAGAACACAGTCAAATATCGACGCCAATTCcgaattatattatagagtCGTCTAGTAGTACTCTCTCCACCACATCTTGGAGAAATGTTGATGCTTCGGTATTTTCGTCCGTTGTTCCAACGACGGGCGgcaaatttaatattttcccCACCAATTCTTCTTTAATAAACACGACTTCAATAGTACCGTGTACTCCATTACCTGGTGATAGAGCTGTTACCGAATATTCCGTTGTCTATACTACAACCATCACCTTCTATGGGAATAGTACTGACTATACTCCTCCCTATTCGCCCATCACAACGCCAAATTACTGCTCTCCTACAGGCGAGGCTCTAATTACGTTTTACAGCACAACCCACATATCCAACTCGACTGCACCGGAGACGGCCGCAACTTTCTCTACGGCTTCTGCAACAATTGACTTCAGTATACCGGCCTTGgctgctcctcttccaacCATTACGTTTTCATTTGACCTTCCGGAGATCATTACGCCGGCCCCTGATGCTACTGGGGGAAATGGAGGTGGAATAACTGTCACGATGAGACCGTTTCTATCGTTTACTCGGCGAATAATTACTTTCATCACAACCGACAAGAACCCCTCCGTAGTTTTTGCACCGGAACCAACTCCTGATTTCAGTCCAACGTGGATCACTGGTGATATTGGAGATGGTATTCATAGAACTAGGGATGTAATAGATAATCCGCCAACTGGTACGCCCATCTCCAATCTTCTGCAAAGCGTCAAGCAACCTCCAGCTCCTACTTTTCGAGTCACTGCCGGAGGAGACCAAGTTATCATCAACGGAAAGACAGTATCTGGCCTGAGACCGAGCCAGACTACTACAATCACAGTCGGAACTGATGTATTCACAATTTTTCCAACTGCAGTTGTTGGTTTGGGTTCAACAGTCACAAAACCTGCACCTCAAGAAGTATCCACACCTACCCCAGCAGTCACATCTGGAGTCTTGGGTGGAGTTCCAGTTATAATCTCAGGAACAAAGGCTGTTGTTGACGGCATTACGCTGAGCATCTCACCAGAAAAGGCAACGACAACTATCAGTGGCCAAAGGGTCGTTTTTGGGACGGGAATTATAGCTGTTGGTCATGAGACTCTCATCTTCCAGGACCTATCACCTCGACCAACTCATGACATTGTCACGGGAGGAGAGATGGTCACAGCTATAGGTAGTTCCATCGTTGTTCTACATTCTACAACTATCACCTATGGTGCCAACATCGCCCCAAAGCAAACAATTATTAACGGCGAAACCATCACAATCGGCCCAAGGGGTGTATCTCTTCACAGTACAATTCTAGGAGGGCCTTCAGCAAACTCTACCAACACCGAGTATGAGATTGTCGGAGGAATCACAGTAGGAAAGCTACTGCCATCCCTTGTTGTAGTCAACGGGGTAACCTACTCAATCAATATAGACGGTGATCTGAGTAACGTGGAAACGACAGTCATCGACAACCAAACTATCACCATAGGCCCCAATGGCTTGATTCTGTCATCTCAAACGTTGACTTACCCGGAGAGTTCCGTCACTGCCACTTTGTTGCCTTCCATGCCTAATTTCCCTGCCAAAACGGGGAATCAAGATGATCTTGGAGGGGACGACGAAAGCAGCGCGGTTTCAATACGCCTAGAGCTCAGTGCCTTGTTTATTTGCTTAGCAATAAGCGTTTGGGTAACTATCTGA
- a CDS encoding uncharacterized protein (EggNog:ENOG41~SECRETED:SignalP(1-19)) produces MKAFVITIIASSLLSLGLANPVNVTERASGGVYVCPGPNWSPTNLCQDVQMTDGGCWTIPWQTLGSIGPDPGWVCSMFVEPGNCFASSGNLNSGGIWTPGVADLTTWNDGVSGKWNGYWFTQARTIQCVLG; encoded by the exons ATGAAGGCGTTTGTCATCACAATCATCGCGAGCTCTTTGCTAAGTCTAGGACTTGCCAACCCCGTCAACGTGACTGAGCGTGCATCTGGCGGTGTTTATGTCTGCCCCGGCCC CAACTGGTCACCAACAAACCTATGTCAGGACGTTCAGATGACTGATGGCGGTTGCTGGACAATTCCGTGGCAGACTCTGGGATCAATTGGTCCCGATCCTG GCTGGGTTTGCTCCATGTTTGTTGAGCCTGGAAACTGCTTCGCCAGCTCTGGCAACCTCAACTCGGGCGGTATCTGGACCCCCGGCGTTGCCGACTTGACAACTTGGAACGACGGCGTCTCTGGGAAATGGAACGGATACTGGTTTACCCAGGCAAGGACCATTCAGTGCGTGTTGGGTTAG
- a CDS encoding uncharacterized protein (EggNog:ENOG41) yields the protein MTQEPIKTPKQLLSNSNLDSLHLSQHGSLPRDASGLRRDLSGGLSHSRLGPDDQRQPLPDESGAGVNADQLDKKLQRLTLDEALHDRPSVPGQRISEYEKALASQTAKQDVGFQVVKRSEPRSDGIRLDNFPNEILTHIFSHLPPDCHSSVALVSKRFWALVTTHHAWRMAFMRYFPGHTILDNHAKADATNSGTATAPSSDILRFETRYFPRLTSLATWRSEYLLRTRHLRSLARGKPGTPAGGTLSGRVGRAGKKNSAVLTYNSKLPWQVTNIHAVFLNGKKPPRVVQGAGDLGAASVSDPTTGKIEKWGLEDLFSMPQLDEVAPNLLPYGLGDGPAGVPNTMDVSYTYGVVAGEGFPGGRPFFRGINVPRGRYIGAEISAVDAHPDIPKIPEMSDAICSVWIAKSSAVTSTTQSMCGILTGSALGVVTAYSLGWDTTGPRYANGDVTARWIISPGVPIISLKVDDSFNQKRKSTSRVWAVALNALGEVYYLCDVPVGKPVRASGEDMTRNAWYTGRTVYWHLLDATRRVAREDELDKNATRGAYSPRSPSNGMHLSKEQLVAEAREIEKFMRYRPSHFRKVCDGWDMQRKLEVDFASDDGKGAGENIFVIDCGTAENRHASIQRYSRSLIPAQKPPSESTTPVAPISTSLFGSIGGFDHRISPVSESQTPLSPPPTPKSPPVPSTVIHDWSEQALELKGYSHDIITSVALDNSLPSLFTLGEDPLHTANEASSTTSPWADHGSREIPGRRTRFIVIGTNSGAVLVWNARDDDKTRGIQPLRILQTESPEVSAVAASGLYLVHGGSDGLVQAWDPLASIVEPIRTINARSNSRVPRQMLVMNPALRENTYSAVGAIFLDPDPTTLQGVVSFGAFLRYWSYGSQGHAAGRKRRVRHADMDNRLASRRQGAAVTDYIASEEAEMHREDEQQAREYSRRLKRFGALGDLTEEEAILYAQMVSEEAYHAEEQRRASDSAADASLDTASSFSENTVETVTPDPSIVEPSASEANGVAESEYEQQIQQAIRLSLMESVGNEGGQSPIETSRGNSSGDFDLPVNVKYKPESSKKGKQSESGSPSSSHTPVGGPLWQTTSEDEDLAIALSLSMQDQGGYSPPPSSDPDVGLGAQHEEFPSLPGDGFGKGKGKTVQRW from the exons ATGACCCAAGAGCCTATCAAGACTCCAAAGCAGCTCCTGAGCAACAGCAATCTCGATTCTCTCCACCTCTCCCAGCATGGCTCTCTTCCCCGCGATGCGAGTGGCCTCCGTCGAGACCTCTCAGGCGGCCTCAGCCACTCTCGCCTCGGCCCGGATGACCAGCGTCAACCCCTCCCAGACGAGAGTGGCGCCGGCGTGAATGCCGACCAGCTGGACAAGAAGCTGCAACGATTGACTCTTGACGAGGCTCTACATGACCGCCCTTCTGTACCCGGACAGCGAATCTCCGAATATGAGAAAGCTCTGGCCTCCCAGACTGCGAAACAAGACGTTGGATTCCAGGTGGTAAAGCGCTCAGAGCCCCGCTCTGATGGGATACGCCTCGACAACTTCCCTAACG AGATTCTAACGCACATATTTTCGCATTTGCCGCCCGATTGTCACTCCTCGGTGGCGCTCGTATCGAAACGATTCTGGGCACTGGTTACCACACATCATGCTTGGCGCATGGCGTTTATGCGCTACTTTCCAGGGCATACCATCCTGGACAACCATGCCAAAGCCGATGCGACAAATTCTGGGACTGCAACTGCACCATCCTCTGATATTTTGCGTTTCGAGACCCGATACTTCCCTCGGCTTACATCGCTGGCTACCTGGAGAAGCGAGTATCTTTTGAGAACTCGTCATCTAAGAAGCTTGGCTCGTGGAAAGCCAGGGACTCCCGCAGGAGGGACCTTGTCTGGCCGAGTTGGTCGCGCTGGGAAAAAGAACAGCGCGGTTTTAACATACAATTCGAAGCTGCCTTGGCAAGTGACCAACATCCACGCCGTCTTCTTAAACGGGAAGAAGCCACCGCGTGTCGTTCAAGGAGCCGGGGATCTCGGCGCAGCGTCTGTTAGCGACCCTACGACGGGCAAGATTGAAAAATGGGGCCTTGAAGATCTATTCTCGATGCCACAGTTGGACGAAGTCGCTCCAAATTTGTTGCCTTATGGTCTGGGAGACGGACCAGCAGGTGTCCCCAACACCATGGATGTGAGCTATACTTATGGCGTGGTAGCTGGAGAGGGATTCCCAGGTGGCCGGCCGTTCTTCCGAGGAATCAATGTACCGCGCGGGCGCTACATTGGTGCAGAGATTAGTGCCGTAGACGCACATCCGGACATACCCAAGATCCCCGAAATGTCCGATGCAATCTGTAGCGTATGGATTGCCAAATCGTCCGCTGTGACATCGACAACGCAGTCAATGTGTGGTATCCTCACGGGCTCCGCGCTTGGCGTGGTCACTGCTTACTCGCTTGGCTGGGATACTACAGGTCCAAGATATGCCAATGGTGATGTCACAGCACGGTGGATCATTAGTCCAGGGGTTCCCATCATCTCCCTGAAGGTTGACGACAGCTTCAACCAAAAGCGCAAGTCTACTTCTAGAGTCTGGGCGGTAGCCCTGAATGCACTGGGTGAAGTGTATTATCTCTGCGATGTCCCTGTTGGAAAACCCGTTCGTGCCAGTGGAGAAGATATGACGAGGAATGCCTGGTATACTGGTCGTACAGTATACTGGCACCTTCTGGATGCAACCCGCAGAGTTGCTCGGGAAGATGAGTTGGACAAGAATGCAACCCGTGGAGCATATTCGCCTCGGTCACCCTCAAATGGTATGCACCTCAGCAAAGAGCAGCTAGTGGCAGAGGCCCGGGAAATCGAAAAATTCATGAGATACAGGCCCTCCCACTTCCGCAAAGTTTGTGACGGCTGGGACATGCAGCGAAAGCTTGAAGTGGATTTTGCAAGCGACGATGGCAAGGGTGCCGGAGAGAATATCTTTGTGATTGACTGTGGTACGGCTGAAAACCGCCATGCTAGTATCCAACGCTATTCGCGGTCCTTGATACCCGCACAAAAACCTCCTAGCGAATCTACGACGCCTGTGGCACCAATTTCTACGTCGCTTTTCGGTAGCATTGGTGGGTTTGACCATCGGATCTCTCCAGTTTCCGAGTCTCAAACACCGTTGTCTCCGCCCCCAACTCCAAAGTCACCGCCAGTGCCCTCGACTGTTATCCACGACTGGTCAGAGCAGGCTTTGGAACTCAAGGGCTACAGCCACGATATTATAACGTCAGTCGCTTTAGACAACTCTCTTCCATCGCTTTTCACTCTCGGGGAAGATCCCTTGCATACTGCAAATGAAGCTTCATCTACGACGAGTCCTTGGGCTGATCACGGTTCAAGAGAGATTCCGGGACGCAGAACTCGTTTCATCGTTATTGGGACCAACAGCGGCGCTGTTCTTGTCTGGAATGCCCGAGATGATGACAAGACACGCGGAATCCAGCCACTAAGAATCCTCCAAACCGAGTCGCCAGAGGTGTCCGCCGTTGCGGCTTCTGGACTGTACTTGGTCCATGGCGGCAGCGATGGCCTTGTCCAAGCCTGGGATCCCTTAGCATCTATAGTGGAACCTATAAGAACAATCAACGCTAGGTCAAATAGCCGAGTTCCTCGCCAAATGCTAGTCATGAACCCAGCGCTGCGGGAGAATACATACTCTGCTGTGGGAGCGATATTCCTCGATCCTGATCCTACAACTCTTCAGGGTGTGGTCTCTTTTGGAGCTTTCTTGAGATATTGGTCATATGGATCACAAGGCCACGCTGCAGGACGCAAGCGTCGCGTTCGACATGCTGATATGGATAATCGTTTAGCTagccgccgccaaggtgCTGCGGTGACGGACTATATCGCATCTGAGGAGGCTGAAATGCATCGAGAAGATGAGCAGCAGGCTCGCGAATATAGCCGTCGTCTCAAGAGATTTGGCGCCCTAGGCGACTTgaccgaagaagaagcaatcCTTTATGCGCAAATGGTTTCTGAAGAAGCTTATCACGCTGAAGAGCAGCGGCGAGCCAGTGATTCAGCAGCTGATGCCAGTCTCGACACTGCTTCCTCCTTCAGCGAGAATACCGTAGAGACTGTAACGCCAGACCCCAGCATTGTCGAGCCGTCAGCTTCAGAAGCCAACGGCGTGGCTGAGAGCGAGTATGAGCAGCAAATCCAGCAAGCCATCCGATTATCTCTCATGGAAAGCGTCGGCAATGAAGGCGGACAGTCCCCTATAGAGACGTCGCGAGGGAACAGCTCTGGCGACTTCGATCTCCCCGTCAACGTCAAATACAAGCCTGAGAGCAGTAAGAAGGGGAAGCAATCAGAATCTGGCTCGCCATCGTCGAGCCACACGCCCGTTGGCGGACCTTTGTGGCAAACAACatctgaagatgaagatttagCTATAGCTTTAAGTTTAAGCATGCAAGATCAAGGAGGTtactcgccgccgccatcgtcaGATCCAGACGTGGGGCTCGGTGCCCAGCATGAGGAGTTCCCATCCTTGCCTGGCGATGGATTTGGGAAAGGGAAGGGCAAAACTGTCCAGAGGTGGTGA